In Caloenas nicobarica isolate bCalNic1 chromosome 5, bCalNic1.hap1, whole genome shotgun sequence, a single genomic region encodes these proteins:
- the DNAL1 gene encoding dynein axonemal light chain 1 isoform X3, translated as MDESLSTLVNCEKLSLSTNCIERIANLSNLKNLRILSLGRNNIKNLNGLEAVGETLEELWISYNFIEKLRGIRVMKKLKVLYMSNNLVKDWAEFVRLAELPLLEDLVFVGNPLQEKYASDQNSWIDEAAKRVPKLKKLDGTLLIKEEEEEEGAN; from the exons ATGGATGAATCTCTCTCCACTCTTGTTAACTGCGA GAAACTATCGCTGTCTACAAACTGCATTGAAAGAATCGCCAACTTGAGCAACCTGA AAAATTTGAGAATTCTGTCCTTGGGAAGAAATAACATAAAGAACTTGAATGGATTG GAGGCGGTTGGAGAAACTTTAGAGGAGCTGTGGATCTCGTACAACTTCATTGAGAAACTGAGGGGTATCCGTGTTATGAAGAAGCTGAAGGTTCTTTATATGTCAAATAATTTGGTGAAAGACTGGG CAGAGTTTGTGAGACTGGCAGAGCTGCCATTACTAGAGGATCTGGTGTTTGTAGGCAATCCGCTTCAAGAGAAATACGCCTCTGATCAGAACAGTTGGATTGACGAAGCAGCCAAACGGGTACCCAAGCTGAAAAAGCTGGATG